The following coding sequences lie in one Fimbriimonadaceae bacterium genomic window:
- a CDS encoding AAA family ATPase, producing the protein MDGGNSSNVLVIGDWYVDAHWVVAPHESDTASRPGDVQSLSIHEVEATVRALCGAGQVASILEAGSHRGLYGEIYGVGSWAIGDDPLIQAMMRGKNIGDNPLHLKSRIEYQPIGTKNPQRVYNLSTSAKSGTSRVIRVYRQTSSNEYKIVHRIDFETPAPSGEHRRSFHDIQKAIPDIKYILVKDHGHGIVTKDLIKELIKCYPDATWYVSTKQWNADWISELKSQKLRLVLYQYEATAKATTNDVLAKEVRHWFIDGKAPTRAALQAIDLKFRDLCPDMEYETSKNGPVVIALPGRNSLIARIPEDPAFGCFHQMMEEKQPESFMPRASALFAALFHSDVVCNDEDHWCSAIARALEFTGIWVQEEAGRISKNDWKENSARLADTKTGDACGITTIKGNPADKLHKRIQALETDKHVSFAWNHLLKEYKDSFTAWPGLGAIRRNGRMYLEVWRAMSDIPGVISVVRTKRHTLNQLSLELDRFVRSNRQHHKSFMIVDDPGGGKSTLVKQLARFKGLRVLQVNITELSRKEDLLSFFDTIVTSQAQDPTSPILVFVDEINALLDNQNVYSAFLAPLEDGHYNREGKSFTIHPCVWVFVGTEDLKQTRHQPRTVRHLEETRDQLVAEIDNFLATHASGSDRGFPSYALVEGDHEPAQVAIAGKSENSQCEDGTAVTIGLKHSSPLTEFHTKTERESYEASDRTLKKSDFLSRLTSPPFLLNEALTVGDEIRNQMPVLCAELKKLRDQVAIGNDFAYEELLELRGRQLGNEPAQYARLMILSRMAREGQALERIYIGTHMITSMHPEVTRISLRVLKAFAMLEDSFTFRDLRHDLERLVNVQRGEVKWHNLPARFHQHTGIERVANGKIVILNSPRKPLDQLCPEDDDATMVEIVRSVSQSDSGWTGMAVRD; encoded by the coding sequence ATGGATGGAGGCAATAGTTCAAACGTACTAGTCATAGGAGACTGGTATGTTGATGCACACTGGGTTGTAGCACCGCACGAATCGGATACTGCTAGTCGGCCCGGCGACGTTCAAAGCCTATCTATACATGAAGTAGAGGCCACTGTCCGAGCCCTATGCGGAGCTGGCCAAGTCGCTAGCATTCTCGAAGCTGGAAGTCATAGAGGACTGTATGGAGAAATCTATGGCGTGGGCAGCTGGGCGATAGGGGATGATCCACTCATTCAGGCAATGATGCGCGGCAAGAACATCGGGGACAATCCGCTGCACCTGAAATCAAGGATCGAATACCAACCGATAGGCACGAAGAATCCGCAAAGGGTCTACAACCTTTCAACATCTGCTAAAAGCGGCACTAGCCGCGTCATTAGAGTCTATCGCCAAACATCCTCCAACGAATACAAAATAGTCCATCGAATTGACTTTGAGACTCCAGCGCCGTCGGGCGAGCATCGACGTTCATTTCACGATATTCAGAAAGCAATCCCGGATATCAAATACATCCTTGTGAAAGATCATGGGCATGGAATTGTCACTAAGGATCTTATCAAAGAGCTGATCAAATGCTATCCAGATGCCACCTGGTATGTCTCAACAAAGCAATGGAATGCGGACTGGATTTCAGAGCTTAAAAGTCAAAAACTCAGGCTTGTTTTGTATCAATATGAAGCCACAGCGAAGGCCACAACGAACGATGTACTCGCCAAAGAGGTCCGACACTGGTTTATCGACGGAAAAGCGCCTACTCGCGCAGCATTGCAGGCCATTGATCTTAAGTTCCGTGATCTGTGTCCTGACATGGAATATGAGACGAGCAAAAATGGCCCTGTAGTTATCGCCCTTCCCGGTCGCAATTCGCTCATTGCACGAATCCCTGAGGACCCCGCTTTCGGGTGCTTTCATCAAATGATGGAAGAAAAACAGCCTGAATCCTTTATGCCTCGTGCTTCTGCGCTGTTTGCCGCCCTTTTTCATTCAGACGTCGTCTGCAATGATGAGGATCATTGGTGTTCCGCAATTGCTCGTGCCTTAGAATTTACAGGCATATGGGTTCAGGAAGAAGCAGGTCGAATCTCCAAGAATGATTGGAAGGAAAACTCGGCTAGGCTTGCCGATACGAAAACTGGGGACGCCTGTGGGATAACGACTATAAAAGGGAACCCGGCAGATAAGCTACACAAAAGGATACAGGCACTGGAGACTGACAAGCATGTCAGCTTTGCATGGAACCATCTTCTGAAAGAATACAAGGATTCTTTTACAGCCTGGCCAGGCTTAGGAGCGATCAGGCGGAACGGCAGGATGTACCTCGAAGTGTGGCGCGCAATGAGCGACATTCCCGGCGTGATTAGTGTTGTGCGCACAAAGAGGCACACGCTGAATCAACTGTCCCTTGAACTTGACAGATTTGTGCGCTCAAACCGACAGCATCACAAAAGCTTTATGATCGTTGACGATCCTGGCGGAGGCAAGTCAACGCTTGTGAAGCAGTTAGCAAGGTTTAAAGGACTGAGGGTGCTGCAGGTTAACATCACTGAGCTGTCTCGCAAGGAGGATCTGCTTTCCTTCTTCGACACGATCGTCACCTCTCAGGCGCAAGACCCTACCTCCCCCATACTCGTGTTCGTCGATGAGATAAACGCACTCCTTGACAACCAGAACGTTTACAGCGCCTTTCTAGCACCTCTTGAGGATGGGCACTACAACCGCGAAGGAAAATCCTTCACGATACACCCTTGTGTCTGGGTTTTCGTAGGTACGGAAGACCTCAAGCAGACGCGACACCAGCCAAGGACAGTCAGGCATTTGGAGGAGACAAGAGACCAGCTAGTGGCAGAAATTGACAACTTTCTTGCGACTCATGCATCTGGCAGCGACAGAGGTTTCCCCAGCTATGCTCTCGTCGAAGGCGACCACGAACCCGCGCAGGTCGCAATCGCGGGGAAATCGGAAAACTCTCAGTGCGAGGATGGAACCGCAGTCACTATAGGCCTAAAGCACAGTTCCCCCCTAACCGAATTCCATACAAAGACAGAAAGAGAGTCCTACGAGGCCTCTGACCGCACACTCAAAAAGAGCGACTTCCTGTCAAGACTTACATCGCCACCCTTCTTGCTAAATGAGGCGTTGACTGTAGGAGACGAGATCCGCAACCAGATGCCTGTTCTTTGCGCAGAGCTGAAAAAGCTAAGAGATCAGGTAGCGATAGGCAACGACTTTGCTTACGAAGAGTTGCTTGAACTGAGAGGTCGCCAGCTTGGAAACGAACCTGCTCAGTATGCGAGACTTATGATTCTCAGCCGGATGGCCCGCGAAGGGCAGGCTCTGGAGAGGATCTACATCGGTACACACATGATAACAAGCATGCACCCTGAAGTTACAAGGATTAGCCTAAGAGTTCTGAAGGCCTTCGCCATGCTTGAAGACAGCTTCACTTTTCGCGATTTGAGGCATGATCTCGAAAGGCTGGTAAACGTACAGCGCGGCGAGGTGAAATGGCACAATCTGCCAGCCCGCTTCCACCAGCATACGGGTATCGAAAGGGTCGCGAACGGGAAGATAGTCATCCTCAATAGTCCTCGCAAACCCCTCGATCAGTTATGCCCCGAGGATGACGACGCTACCATGGTTGAAATCGTCCGGTCAGTTTCGCAAAGCGATTCGGGTTGGACCGGGATGGCTGTCCGTGACTGA
- a CDS encoding prepilin-type N-terminal cleavage/methylation domain-containing protein, producing the protein MKRNAFTLIELLVVIAIIAILAAILFPVFAQAKVSAKTTADISNGRQIGMAVKMYLTDYDDTMPIFYAYNSAPPGWQPGHKGVEVLLQPYCKNQNIFKSPFDIGGPYTSVDVPGSDSYWKAYGSSYRFTKCLYTVVAGESSTNNNPTTDNWVVQETQIEFPSDSRVMRSEMFPFFDKRIDINCEKYGYDCPSPWDYYKQWSPRGGIFIFADGSARHIVAPGQFDNARVNPEGKKSGEAHPTAGTWYWACD; encoded by the coding sequence TTGAAACGCAACGCATTTACGCTCATTGAGCTTCTTGTCGTCATCGCCATCATCGCCATCTTGGCGGCCATTCTCTTCCCCGTTTTCGCTCAAGCGAAGGTCTCGGCTAAAACAACTGCCGACATCAGCAACGGACGCCAAATCGGCATGGCGGTGAAAATGTATCTCACCGACTACGACGACACCATGCCGATCTTTTATGCTTACAATAGCGCCCCTCCCGGCTGGCAGCCAGGACACAAAGGCGTCGAGGTCCTCCTCCAACCCTACTGCAAGAACCAGAACATCTTTAAGAGTCCGTTCGATATCGGAGGACCATACACGTCAGTCGATGTTCCCGGCTCCGACTCTTATTGGAAGGCTTACGGCAGTTCCTACCGCTTCACAAAGTGCCTTTACACGGTCGTCGCCGGAGAGTCCTCCACCAATAACAACCCAACAACCGACAACTGGGTCGTTCAAGAAACCCAGATCGAGTTCCCTTCCGACTCCCGGGTTATGCGCTCGGAGATGTTTCCGTTCTTCGACAAGCGCATCGACATCAACTGCGAAAAGTACGGCTATGATTGCCCGTCTCCGTGGGACTATTACAAACAATGGAGCCCACGTGGAGGCATCTTCATCTTTGCCGACGGCAGCGCTCGGCACATCGTCGCCCCTGGCCAATTCGACAACGCCCGTGTGAACCCAGAAGGCAAAAAATCGGGCGAAGCGCACCCAACCGCCGGAACTTGGTATTGGGCATGTGACTGA